From Chryseobacterium gallinarum, one genomic window encodes:
- a CDS encoding tetratricopeptide repeat protein has product MEEYFGNELVKKFEEMMENNDEFYFDTEELEDIIVYYLELGDFNYADMAVNYGLKLHPNSLDIKTKKLEILLEWEEYNTAKELIDELKGSSMENTDFMVCYAKYYSNLGNPRKSIEICKKALQLGEEENFLHNFIADEYVNLGDPFNALRHYRKALKEDPTDEYALENCMVCFSDLNKSEEAIAFLNEYLDEFSYSEVAWFEYGQFYFNRKNFEEAIKGYDYLLAINSNSVGVYANKAACYEALGQYQKAIETYEEMLELEYTKAFTFYKIGLCNKALKQPILALNAFQKSLREDPQFYLAMMEQSYLYEEMGGMTEALHFAKEATQLNENNLDYQKRLAFLFIDSGKFEESLSCLKKLVDAEPSRFYNWYAYSEVLMLLGEYEEAVTVLNKAVKKHYRAELFYQLSNCFFNLKEQDKGLESLQKALDLDSSLAKDMQKKYPFIKDEVKKVKARVKKN; this is encoded by the coding sequence TTGGAAGAGTATTTTGGAAATGAACTTGTAAAGAAGTTCGAGGAAATGATGGAAAATAATGATGAATTCTACTTCGATACGGAAGAATTAGAAGACATTATTGTTTATTATTTGGAGCTTGGTGATTTTAATTACGCTGATATGGCGGTTAATTATGGACTGAAGCTTCACCCTAATTCTTTAGATATCAAGACTAAAAAACTTGAAATTCTTTTGGAGTGGGAAGAATATAATACGGCAAAAGAGCTTATCGATGAGCTGAAAGGATCCTCCATGGAAAATACAGACTTTATGGTTTGCTACGCCAAGTATTATTCGAACTTAGGAAACCCTAGAAAATCCATTGAAATTTGTAAAAAAGCACTTCAGTTAGGAGAAGAAGAAAACTTCCTCCACAACTTTATTGCAGATGAATATGTGAATCTCGGAGATCCTTTTAACGCTCTCAGACACTATAGAAAAGCACTGAAAGAAGATCCTACAGATGAATACGCATTGGAAAACTGTATGGTTTGCTTTAGTGACCTTAACAAGAGCGAGGAGGCTATTGCCTTTTTGAATGAATATTTAGATGAATTTTCTTATTCCGAAGTAGCCTGGTTCGAATACGGACAGTTCTACTTCAACAGAAAAAACTTTGAAGAAGCAATAAAGGGATATGACTATTTACTGGCTATAAACTCAAACTCTGTGGGGGTGTATGCCAATAAAGCAGCTTGTTACGAAGCTTTAGGGCAATATCAGAAAGCAATTGAAACGTATGAGGAAATGCTTGAATTGGAATACACCAAGGCATTTACTTTTTATAAAATCGGGTTGTGTAATAAAGCTTTAAAACAACCTATTTTAGCACTCAATGCATTCCAGAAATCATTAAGAGAAGACCCACAGTTTTATCTTGCCATGATGGAACAATCCTACCTGTACGAAGAAATGGGAGGAATGACGGAAGCGCTGCATTTTGCAAAAGAAGCTACCCAGCTGAACGAAAATAACCTAGACTATCAAAAGAGACTGGCGTTTCTGTTCATTGATTCAGGAAAATTTGAAGAAAGTCTTTCCTGTCTTAAAAAACTTGTTGATGCAGAACCGTCAAGGTTTTATAACTGGTACGCCTATTCAGAAGTATTAATGCTTTTAGGGGAATACGAAGAAGCGGTTACAGTTCTCAATAAAGCCGTGAAAAAACATTACAGGGCTGAGCTGTTTTACCAGCTGAGTAACTGTTTTTTCAATCTGAAAGAGCAGGATAAAGGCCTCGAATCTCTTCAGAAAGCCCTGGATCTGGATTCGTCCCTGGCGAAAGATATGCAGAAAAAATATCCTTTCATCAAGGATGAAGTGAAAAAGGTAAAAGCCAGAGTAAAGAAAAACTAA
- the glmM gene encoding phosphoglucosamine mutase yields MSLIKSISGIRGTIGGKVNDNLTPLDVVKFASAFGTWLQNNKNKKDLTLVIGRDARISGQMVSSLVTATLQGLGINVVDLGLSTTPTVEIMVPELNADGGIILTASHNPKQWNALKLLNDKGEFISGENGAEVLALAESEDFNYAEVDDLGKYETRSDALDIHIQQILALPMVDAEAIKAKKFKVVLDAVNSTGGIAIPMLLDQLGCETIKLYCEPTGHFPHNPEPLKEHLGDICELVKKENADLGIVVDPDVDRLALIDENGEMFGEEYTLVAVADYLLKHKNGTAISNLSSSRALRDIARTHNSEYFASAVGEVNVVTLMKEKNAVIGGEGNGGIIYPDLHYGRDSLVGIALFLTHLAKENKTVSRLRAGYPSYFMGKKKIELTPEIDVDAILSKMEKEYQNEEISTVDGLKIDFENNWVHLRKSNTEPIIRIYTEAKSQEEADQLGDAIIAKIKSLI; encoded by the coding sequence ATGTCGTTAATAAAATCTATTTCAGGGATCAGAGGGACTATAGGAGGAAAAGTAAATGATAATCTGACCCCTCTTGATGTGGTAAAATTTGCTTCGGCATTCGGGACCTGGCTTCAGAATAATAAAAATAAAAAAGACCTTACCCTTGTCATCGGAAGAGATGCAAGAATATCAGGACAAATGGTTTCTTCCTTAGTAACTGCAACATTACAGGGGCTGGGAATCAATGTGGTTGACCTGGGACTTTCTACTACACCTACGGTAGAAATAATGGTGCCCGAACTGAATGCTGACGGCGGAATTATCCTTACGGCATCCCATAATCCAAAACAGTGGAACGCCCTTAAATTATTAAATGATAAAGGAGAGTTTATCAGCGGTGAAAACGGGGCTGAAGTTCTGGCTCTGGCAGAAAGCGAAGATTTCAACTATGCAGAGGTGGATGATCTGGGGAAATATGAAACAAGAAGTGATGCTCTTGATATCCATATCCAGCAGATTCTGGCGCTTCCAATGGTAGATGCAGAAGCTATCAAAGCAAAAAAATTCAAAGTAGTACTGGATGCGGTAAACTCCACAGGAGGGATTGCTATTCCTATGCTATTGGACCAATTAGGGTGTGAAACCATAAAGCTTTATTGTGAACCAACAGGGCATTTTCCACACAACCCGGAACCTTTAAAAGAACATTTGGGAGACATTTGCGAGTTGGTGAAAAAAGAAAATGCAGACCTGGGAATTGTTGTGGATCCGGATGTAGACAGGCTTGCCCTGATTGACGAGAATGGGGAGATGTTCGGAGAAGAATATACCCTGGTTGCTGTTGCAGATTACCTGCTGAAACATAAAAATGGAACAGCCATTTCCAACCTTTCCTCAAGCCGTGCTTTAAGGGATATTGCCCGTACCCATAATTCTGAATACTTCGCCAGCGCTGTAGGAGAGGTCAATGTAGTTACATTAATGAAGGAGAAAAATGCCGTGATTGGAGGCGAAGGTAACGGCGGAATTATTTATCCTGACCTGCATTACGGAAGAGACTCTTTAGTAGGAATCGCATTGTTTCTAACGCACCTGGCAAAAGAAAACAAAACCGTTTCCAGGCTGAGGGCAGGGTATCCAAGCTATTTCATGGGAAAAAAGAAAATTGAGCTGACGCCTGAAATTGATGTAGATGCTATTTTAAGTAAGATGGAAAAGGAATACCAGAATGAGGAGATTTCTACAGTGGACGGATTGAAAATAGATTTTGAAAATAATTGGGTACACCTTAGAAAATCCAATACAGAGCCCATTATCAGAATTTACACAGAAGCAAAATCACAGGAAGAAGCAGATCAATTGGGAGACGCTATCATTGCTAAAATTAAAAGCCTTATTTAA
- a CDS encoding GLPGLI family protein — MKKLFSVFLFALFAFVGAQESKETANRFFYELTFKPKKDSAKLEKVMMSLDIVKDRSIYRDFTAIGQDSILKVQFEAMKKAGVLKDLSKSFKMPKFSEKIVKTYPDMKIQYIERIANGFSPMNIGYNETLKLDWKISDEKAKIGAYNAQKATTEFAGKKWTAWFSSELPFQDGPYKFSGLPGLIVKIEDEGKNYSWVLQGNKKIPNWEELTYMEKLSNVGLKVTEMPREKFEKTFNDFKKDPFATARPLMTQEIMSKTIPGMDGTIGDMMKKQEKMYKDFFNANDNPIEPPYEKLKVGKVEKVGKEN, encoded by the coding sequence ATGAAAAAGTTATTCTCGGTATTTCTTTTTGCTCTTTTTGCTTTTGTTGGAGCTCAGGAGTCTAAAGAAACAGCCAATCGTTTCTTTTATGAACTAACTTTTAAGCCGAAGAAGGATTCTGCAAAGCTGGAAAAAGTAATGATGTCTCTTGATATAGTGAAAGACAGATCTATTTATAGGGATTTTACAGCTATTGGACAGGATTCTATTCTGAAAGTTCAATTTGAGGCAATGAAAAAGGCAGGAGTTTTAAAGGATTTATCCAAATCTTTTAAAATGCCAAAGTTTTCTGAAAAAATTGTGAAGACCTATCCGGATATGAAAATCCAATACATCGAAAGAATTGCGAACGGGTTTTCTCCTATGAATATCGGATATAATGAAACATTGAAGTTAGACTGGAAAATTTCTGACGAAAAAGCAAAAATTGGAGCCTACAATGCCCAGAAAGCAACAACGGAATTTGCCGGAAAGAAATGGACGGCTTGGTTTAGCTCAGAACTTCCTTTTCAGGATGGACCGTATAAATTTTCAGGACTTCCAGGCTTGATCGTGAAGATTGAAGACGAAGGCAAAAATTATTCCTGGGTTCTTCAGGGAAATAAAAAAATTCCAAACTGGGAAGAACTGACATATATGGAAAAGCTTTCCAATGTTGGTTTAAAAGTAACAGAAATGCCAAGAGAAAAGTTTGAAAAAACGTTCAATGATTTCAAAAAAGATCCATTTGCTACAGCAAGACCTCTGATGACTCAGGAAATCATGTCTAAAACAATTCCTGGAATGGATGGAACAATTGGAGACATGATGAAGAAGCAGGAAAAGATGTATAAAGATTTCTTCAATGCTAATGATAATCCCATTGAGCCTCCTTATGAAAAACTGAAAGTGGGGAAAGTAGAAAAAGTCGGAAAAGAAAACTAA
- a CDS encoding DinB family protein, giving the protein MDTLSQLKSELEGEFQTTKKFIELFPEGKNDYAPHEKSMKMMPLATHLVEVFEWPNTILNTSELDFAKGEYQPTRLSTKEDLLNKLEESYQAGKKALENAHEEQLNPSWTIKNDGHELASWSKYGAIRHALNQITHHRAQLGVYYRLNDIPLPGSYGPSADQQSF; this is encoded by the coding sequence ATGGACACTTTATCTCAATTAAAATCCGAACTGGAAGGAGAATTTCAAACCACAAAAAAATTTATTGAATTGTTTCCGGAAGGAAAAAATGATTATGCTCCCCATGAAAAAAGCATGAAAATGATGCCACTGGCTACACACCTGGTAGAAGTCTTTGAATGGCCCAATACCATCCTGAATACTTCTGAACTGGATTTTGCGAAAGGAGAGTATCAGCCGACCCGGCTTTCCACCAAAGAAGATCTTTTAAATAAATTAGAAGAAAGTTATCAGGCAGGAAAAAAGGCTCTGGAAAATGCTCATGAAGAACAGCTTAATCCCAGCTGGACTATTAAAAATGACGGGCATGAATTAGCCAGTTGGAGCAAATACGGAGCCATCCGCCATGCCTTGAATCAAATTACACACCATAGAGCACAATTGGGTGTTTATTACAGGTTAAATGATATTCCGCTTCCGGGAAGCTATGGCCCGTCTGCTGATCAGCAAAGTTTTTAA
- a CDS encoding DUF4421 family protein, translating into MNLQKAGFVLLFLFAILSKAQTDTDTANIKSYADQVMIRANLDTNLESFIFSEGENKDENQQIFSINNKIKISLSVDYRIISATLSFAPRFFPDNKDNALKGNSSYTDFSFRLFPKRFIQTLYYKNVKGFYLENMQDFVPGWHEGKDPHIQFPDLRVQSFGGSTSYVLNKNFSVRSIYTQGEWQKYSGGSWVPFLDYDLTVFSNTMDGQKSKELQYKIGANIGYFYNWVIGKKVNIAPYLAFGLGGKFSSFRDYAEGGSKENAQYFTVRMEGGLHAGYNTDRFLFGGKLNFSAYAYDQKQNQTVENNTVYGLLYIGYRFAPPKVVEKTYDKIQKKIPVL; encoded by the coding sequence TTGAACCTTCAAAAAGCAGGATTCGTTTTGTTGTTTTTATTTGCTATCCTGAGCAAAGCACAAACTGATACCGATACTGCCAATATTAAATCCTATGCGGATCAGGTTATGATTCGCGCCAACCTTGATACCAATCTTGAAAGCTTTATTTTTTCTGAAGGAGAAAATAAAGATGAAAATCAGCAGATATTTTCCATTAATAACAAAATAAAAATATCATTGTCTGTTGATTACAGGATCATCAGTGCAACACTTTCATTTGCGCCCCGTTTTTTCCCTGATAATAAAGATAATGCACTTAAGGGAAACAGTTCTTATACGGACTTCAGTTTCAGGCTTTTTCCAAAAAGATTTATTCAGACCCTCTATTACAAAAACGTAAAAGGATTTTATCTTGAAAATATGCAGGATTTTGTTCCCGGATGGCACGAAGGGAAAGATCCCCATATCCAGTTTCCGGATTTAAGGGTGCAAAGCTTCGGAGGATCTACCTCTTATGTTCTTAACAAAAATTTCTCAGTAAGAAGTATTTATACTCAGGGAGAATGGCAAAAATACAGTGGAGGCAGCTGGGTACCGTTTCTGGATTATGATCTTACTGTTTTTTCCAACACCATGGATGGACAGAAAAGTAAGGAACTCCAATATAAGATCGGAGCCAATATAGGCTACTTCTATAATTGGGTAATAGGCAAAAAAGTAAATATTGCCCCTTACCTGGCGTTCGGATTGGGAGGGAAATTTTCCAGCTTCAGAGATTATGCAGAAGGAGGATCAAAAGAAAATGCACAGTATTTCACCGTGAGAATGGAGGGCGGACTTCATGCGGGCTATAATACAGACCGCTTTTTATTTGGAGGAAAGCTGAATTTTAGTGCCTATGCTTACGATCAGAAGCAAAATCAGACCGTAGAAAACAATACTGTTTACGGCCTGCTCTATATCGGGTATCGGTTTGCTCCTCCAAAAGTGGTGGAAAAGACATACGATAAAATTCAAAAAAAGATTCCTGTTTTATAA
- the feoB gene encoding ferrous iron transport protein B — MQENKKKQILLVGNPNVGKSTVFNTLCNKKQKTGNYAGVTVASHSGNYVYKNEEVEVIDLPGSYSVYPSSEDEAIFSKYLIDEQKNYAGVVYILEALSLKRGLLLFQQIQDLGVPMILIVNQIDQAERRGVTIDIQKFSAALGIKIIQTNAKEQIGIDEIREAVYNNEFVNTGKVSFETPNEHKAFIQKLASHKGFDNEYKAWMSLSLGTDLGRIESVGELMEENGPKSLVPKRLQVQETVRRYQNVDKILEDVISKKPQFKELLTEKLDKVLVHRFWGYVVFMAILLLIFQSVFFLAEYPMSWIESFFSWLSAFTSEHLPEGPVNSLISNGIVPGIGGIVVFAPQIGILLYFLYLLEDSGYMARVVFLMDRLLRPFGLNGKSIVPLVSGTACAIPAVISTRNIENVKERLLTILVTPFMTCSARLPVYSIIIGLIISEGTFLGIKYKALVLMGMYLLGFLVALFSAAILKRFIKDKGKTYLVMDLPAYKKPLFGYDLRMVLGKVWDFITGAGKIIFIVSIIIWFLSYFGPKQQPDQLVATNVELDHSYLAKMGKGIEPLIEPLGYDWKMGVGILTSFVAREVFVGTMSTLYSLEDDAPEVKVIDKMRQDVKPDGEKVFSFATGISVLLFYAFAMQCVSTLAVVYRETKSWKWTGFQVIMMTGLAYFVSMIVYQILK, encoded by the coding sequence ATGCAGGAAAATAAGAAAAAACAGATCCTTTTAGTCGGGAATCCCAATGTGGGAAAGTCGACGGTTTTCAATACCCTTTGTAATAAAAAGCAGAAAACCGGGAACTACGCCGGCGTTACCGTGGCAAGCCATTCGGGAAACTATGTCTATAAGAATGAGGAAGTGGAAGTTATTGATCTTCCCGGATCTTACAGTGTTTATCCGAGTTCTGAAGATGAGGCTATTTTTTCAAAATACCTTATTGATGAACAGAAAAACTATGCAGGAGTTGTGTATATTCTGGAAGCCCTGAGCCTAAAAAGAGGCCTTCTCCTGTTTCAGCAGATTCAGGATCTGGGTGTTCCTATGATTTTGATTGTCAATCAGATTGATCAGGCAGAAAGAAGAGGAGTAACCATTGATATCCAAAAATTTTCTGCAGCTTTAGGCATTAAAATTATTCAAACGAATGCTAAAGAGCAGATCGGAATTGATGAAATCAGGGAAGCTGTTTATAACAATGAGTTTGTCAATACAGGAAAAGTTTCATTTGAAACTCCCAATGAACATAAAGCCTTTATTCAGAAATTAGCTTCTCATAAAGGATTTGATAATGAATACAAAGCCTGGATGAGCCTGTCATTGGGAACAGATTTGGGAAGAATAGAATCTGTCGGGGAACTGATGGAAGAAAATGGACCCAAGAGTTTGGTTCCTAAAAGACTACAGGTACAGGAAACTGTCAGGAGATATCAGAACGTTGATAAAATTTTAGAAGATGTAATTTCAAAAAAACCTCAGTTTAAAGAGCTGCTGACGGAAAAGCTGGATAAGGTTTTGGTTCACAGGTTCTGGGGATATGTGGTTTTTATGGCCATTTTACTTCTCATTTTCCAAAGCGTATTTTTCCTGGCTGAATATCCGATGAGCTGGATTGAAAGTTTTTTTTCATGGTTATCTGCATTTACCAGTGAGCATCTTCCGGAAGGACCTGTTAACTCTCTTATTTCCAACGGAATTGTTCCGGGAATCGGGGGGATTGTAGTTTTTGCACCTCAGATCGGGATTTTATTATACTTCCTTTATCTGCTGGAGGATTCAGGATACATGGCAAGAGTGGTTTTCCTGATGGACAGACTGTTGCGGCCATTCGGGTTGAATGGTAAAAGTATTGTTCCGCTTGTTTCAGGAACAGCTTGTGCTATTCCCGCGGTAATTTCTACCAGGAATATTGAAAACGTTAAAGAAAGGTTGCTGACAATCCTGGTAACCCCCTTCATGACCTGTTCCGCGAGACTCCCGGTATACAGTATCATTATCGGCCTGATTATTTCAGAAGGAACATTTTTAGGCATAAAATATAAAGCACTGGTTTTGATGGGAATGTATCTGCTGGGATTTTTAGTGGCTTTATTTTCTGCTGCCATTCTTAAAAGATTTATTAAAGATAAAGGTAAAACCTATCTGGTAATGGATCTTCCTGCTTATAAAAAACCGCTTTTCGGATATGATCTTAGGATGGTTTTAGGAAAAGTGTGGGATTTTATTACCGGAGCCGGGAAAATTATATTCATTGTGAGTATCATCATCTGGTTTTTAAGCTATTTTGGACCTAAACAACAACCTGACCAGCTGGTAGCAACCAATGTAGAGCTGGATCATTCTTATCTGGCAAAGATGGGGAAAGGAATAGAACCGTTGATTGAGCCATTGGGGTACGACTGGAAAATGGGAGTAGGGATCCTTACCAGCTTTGTAGCAAGAGAGGTTTTCGTAGGAACGATGTCTACCTTATACAGTTTGGAAGATGATGCTCCCGAGGTAAAAGTAATTGATAAAATGAGACAGGACGTAAAACCGGACGGCGAGAAAGTATTCAGCTTTGCGACGGGAATTTCAGTTCTTTTATTTTATGCATTTGCAATGCAGTGTGTCTCTACACTTGCAGTGGTCTACAGAGAAACCAAAAGCTGGAAATGGACTGGCTTTCAGGTGATAATGATGACTGGTTTGGCCTACTTTGTATCAATGATAGTATATCAGATTTTAAAATAA
- a CDS encoding FeoA family protein: MKENGLHKLSGFPKNKIGKILGYDNDHLKMPNKIIEMGLLPETVFRILYQAPFNGPMYVEFGAEKSRIALREEEGEYIIVEELN, translated from the coding sequence TTGAAAGAGAACGGTTTACATAAATTAAGTGGATTCCCTAAAAATAAAATAGGGAAGATATTGGGGTATGATAATGACCATCTGAAAATGCCCAATAAAATCATTGAAATGGGTCTCCTTCCGGAAACGGTTTTCAGGATTTTATACCAGGCTCCGTTCAATGGACCAATGTATGTAGAATTTGGAGCAGAGAAAAGCCGGATTGCTCTTCGCGAGGAAGAAGGAGAATACATCATTGTTGAAGAATTGAATTAA